In one Gossypium hirsutum isolate 1008001.06 chromosome D09, Gossypium_hirsutum_v2.1, whole genome shotgun sequence genomic region, the following are encoded:
- the LOC107891071 gene encoding L-type lectin-domain containing receptor kinase IV.1-like precursor gives MCFRFSNLLTLLLISFAAAEDVGFIYNGFRSANLNLDGIAELTSNGLLKLTNKTVQETGHAFYPHPVDFKNSTNGSVFSFSSTFVFAILPEYPTLSGHGIAFVIAPTKGLPGSLPSQYLGLFNGSNNGNDTNHVVAVELDTIRSTEFDDINDNHVGIDINGLKSPTSSPAGYYEDDSHDFKNLTLISGKQMQVWVEYHGLEKRMDVTLAPFKVPKPDTPLLSLSRDLSSIVNREMYVGFSSSTGSVLTSHYVLGWSFKVNGQAEELTLSQLPKLPRLGPKKKPKVLTIGLPLILVSLALAGVSGAAYLVRRKRKFADVVEDWELEYGPHRFKFKDLYIATKGFKDKELLGAGGFGRVYRGVLPSNKLEVAVKRVSHESRQGMREFVAEIVSIGRLRHRNLVQLLGYCRRKDELLLVYDYMPNGSLDKYLHDQPKVTLNWRQRFRVIKGVASGLFYLHGEWDQVVVHRDVKASNVLLDGELNGRLGDFGLARLYDHGTDPQTTHVVGTLGYLAPEHTRTGKATPSTDVFAFGAFLLEVACGRRPIEAKSPTEDVILVDWVYSCWSNGDIMEAKDPNLGSGYEAEEVELVLKLGLLCSHSEPEARPTMRQVLQFLEGDLPFPEMSSLSLTSSGLTFGHRQGFDDYVMSYSSSVCKGFSHCSVADSLLSGGR, from the coding sequence ATGTGTTTCAGATTCTCGAATCTGCTGACTCTACTTCTGATTAGCTTTGCAGCTGCCGAGGATGTTGGTTTCATCTACAACGGATTCCGGTCGGCTAATCTAAACCTTGATGGCATTGCAGAACTCACTTCCAATGGACTCCTAAAGCTCACCAATAAAACCGTGCAAGAAACAGGTCATGCTTTCTACCCTCACCCCGTTGATTTCAAGAACTCTACCAACGGTTCTGTTTTTTCCTTCTCTTCCACCTTTGTCTTCGCCATACTTCCGGAGTATCCAACTCTCAGCGGCCATGGAATCGCTTTCGTGATTGCACCAACCAAAGGCCTCCCCGGATCTCTTCCAAGTCAGTATCTCGGACTGTTCAATGGGTCCAACAATGGCAATGATACAAACCATGTTGTTGCTGTAGAACTCGACACCATACGAAGTACGGAGTTCGATGATATCAATGACAATCACGTTGGGATTGACATTAATGGGTTGAAGTCTCCTACTTCTTCTCCAGCTGGATATTATGAGGACGACAGCCATGACTTTAAAAACCTGACCTTGATCAGTGGTAAGCAGATGCAAGTTTGGGTCGAATATCATGGTCTAGAAAAGAGAATGGATGTCACTTTAGCTCCATTTAAGGTTCCTAAACCCGACACCCCACTTTTATCCTTGTCTCGTGATCTGTCTTCAATTGTTAACCGTGAGATGTATGTTGGTTTTTCATCGTCAACTGGTTCGGTCCTCACATCTCATTATGTTTTGGGCTGGAGCTTTAAGGTTAATGGTCAGGCAGAAGAGCTTACCCTGTCTCAACTTCCCAAGCTTCCTCGGTTAGGACCAAAGAAAAAGCCGAAAGTTTTGACAATTGGGTTGCCTTTGATTTTGGTGAGCTTGGCTTTGGCAGGAGTTTCCGGTGCTGCTTACTTGGTAAGGAGGAAAAGGAAGTTTGCTGATGTAGTTGAAGATTGGGAGCTTGAGTATGGGCCTCATAGATTCAAGTTTAAAGATCTATATATTGCTACAAAAGGATTCAAAGACAAGGAATTATTGGGTGCTGGTGGATTTGGAAGGGTCTACAGAGGAGTTCTTCCAAGCAATAAACTTGAGGTTGCAGTGAAAAGAGTCTCGCATGAATCAAGGCAAGGGATGAGGGAATTTGTAGCAGAAATTGTGAGTATTGGTCGTCTCCGACACCGGAATTTAGTCCAACTCTTGGGATATTGCCGGCGCAAAGATGAGCTGCTTTTGGTCTATGACTACATGCCTAATGGAAGTCTTGATAAGTATTTGCATGACCAGCCAAAAGTCACCCTAAATTGGAGACAAAGATTCAGAGTCATCAAAGGTGTAGCATCAGGATTGTTCTATTTACATGGAGAATGGGATCAAGTTGTGGTTCATAGAGATGTTAAAGCCAGCAATGTTTTACTGGATGGCGAATTAAATGGAAGATTGGGAGATTTTGGGCTTGCTAGATTATATGACCATGGAACGGATCCCCAAACAACTCACGTTGTGGGAACTCTTGGTTATTTGGCTCCCGAGCATACTCGAACCGGGAAAGCCACGCCGTCCACCGATGTGTTTGCTTTCGGGGCATTTTTGCTTGAAGTTGCGTGTGGAAGAAGGCCAATAGAGGCAAAATCTCCGACAGAAGATGTAATCTTGGTAGATTGGGTGTATTCATGTTGGTCCAACGGTGATATTATGGAGGCCAAAGATCCGAATCTGGGTTCAGGTTATGAGGCAGAGGAAGTTGAGTTGGTTTTAAAACTTGGGTTGCTCTGCTCTCACTCAGAACCTGAAGCAAGGCCAACCATGCGCCAAGTCCTTCAGTTTTTAGAAGGGGATCTTCCATTTCCAGAAATGTCATCACTCAGTCTCACTTCCAGTGGACTAACATTTGGACATCGACAAGGGTTTGATGATTATGTCATGTCGTATTCATCTTCCGTTTGCAAGGGATTCTCCCATTGTTCTGTTGCAGATTCTTTACTTTCTGGAGGTCGATGA
- the LOC107891067 gene encoding probable E3 ubiquitin-protein ligase RHC2A, with amino-acid sequence MESISSPYWCYRCNRFIRVRIQSPHDSVHCLHCGGGFIEETQTPSRSPIDHRFPVASLYSGTPSLSPSPTATPRFRRARRNAGDRSPFNPVVVLHRPSSETDGELPERGNTSFELYYDDGSGSGLRHLPDSMSEFLMGSDFDRLLDQLSQLQVNEVGRFEQPPASKAAIESMPVIRIVGRHIRSDSHCAVCKEPFELDSEAREMPCKHIYHSDCIVPWLSIRNSCPVCRHELPMEDNNLGENEAVGLTIWRLPGGGFAVGRLTGGRRAAEREFPLVFTEMDGGFNNAAAPRRISLAPSGRSSQIESRGFRRVFRSFVSFFGRFRSSSRSGSDSGFTRRSRSLSLFNRSSRRDSD; translated from the coding sequence atGGAATCGATTTCATCACCCTATTGGTGTTACAGATGCAATCGCTTTATACGAGTCCGGATCCAATCCCCCCATGATTCGGTTCATTGCCTCCACTGCGGCGGAGGATTCATCGAGGAAACCCAAACGCCCTCTCGATCTCCCATCGACCACCGTTTCCCCGTCGCATCCTTGTACTCCGGTACTCCCAGTCTGAGCCCCAGCCCCACCGCCACTCCTCGTTTCCGTCGAGCTCGACGAAACGCTGGCGATCGCTCCCCTTTCAATCCCGTCGTCGTACTCCATAGACCCTCCTCCGAAACGGACGGCGAACTTCCCGAAAGAGGGAATACCAGTTTTGAGCTTTATTATGATGATGGGTCCGGGTCGGGTCTTCGTCATTTACCCGATAGCATGTCGGAATTTTTAATGGGTTCGGATTTTGATAGGCTTCTTGATCAGTTATCCCAGTTACAAGTAAACGAAGTTGGTCGCTTCGAGCAGCCGCCGGCTTCAAAAGCAGCGATTGAATCAATGCCGGTGATAAGGATCGTTGGAAGGCACATCAGGTCGGACTCTCACTGTGCAGTTTGCAAAGAACCTTTCGAACTTGATTCCGAAGCTCGGGAAATGCCTTGTAAGCATATTTACCATTCGGACTGTATTGTACCTTGGCTTTCGATTCGAAACTCTTGTCCCGTTTGCCGCCATGAATTGCCAATGGAAGATAACAATTTAGGGGAAAATGAGGCTGTGGGATTAACAATATGGAGATTGCCTGGAGGTGGGTTTGCAGTAGGGAGGCTTACTGGAGGGAGGAGAGCAGCGGAGAGGGAGTTCCCATTGGTGTTTACAGAGATGGATGGCGGGTTTAATAATGCGGCTGCTCCTAGAAGGATTTCATTGGCGCCCAGTGGGAGAAGTTCACAAATAGAGAGCAGAGGATTCCGGCGGGTTTTCCGgagttttgtttcattttttgggAGGTTTAGGAGTTCATCTCGTTCAGGCTCAGATTCTGGGTTTACAAGGAGAAGTCGATCACTTTCGTTGTTTAATAGATCTTCTAGAAGGGATAGCGACTGA
- the LOC107891068 gene encoding uncharacterized protein translates to MASLQVLHATNLKQSPLQGFLPLSSRYAVAAPLKSTVLSRTKTIGQKNQKRSFTVVAAVGDVSADGTNYLIAGAAVVALVGTAFPIFFSRKDTCPECDGAGFVRKAGATLRANAARKDQAQIVCARCNGLGKLNQIDK, encoded by the exons ATGGCATCTTTGCAAGTTTTGCATGCAACAAATCTGAAGCAGTCGCCATTGCAAGGGTTTCTTCCACTCTCATCCCGTTATGCTGTGGCTGCGCCCCTGAAATCGACTGTTTTGTCGAGGACAAAGACCATAGGCCAGAAGAACCAAAAGAGATCTTTTACAGTGGTTGCAGCAGTTGGCGATGTATCAGCTGATGGTACCAACTATCTGATTGCTGGTGCAGCCGTTGTTGCTCTGGTTGGAACTGCTTTCCCTATCTTCTTCTCTCGCAAGGACAC ATGTCCTGAATGTGACGGGGCTGGCTTTGTTCGTAAAGCTGGAGCAACATTGAGGGCAAATGCTGCACGAAAGGACCAGGCTCAAATCGTATGCGCTCGTTGTAATGGGCTTGGAAAATTGAACCAAATTGACAAATGA
- the LOC107891069 gene encoding amino acid transporter AVT1D: protein MKGYDVEVDDDAFQTNDERVCVNVDNGEDDESTESETGSPSPNSSPNCLQLNHSPSWPQSYRESMDMFKGPPSNSFPKGNNTTRLTGTNPFGGYQSSDDETSLGKPFISERTLDEEVSATTLPESQQIISVNRSMPSPKQCSFTQALVNGINVLTGIGLLTTPYAVKEGGWLSPTLLLIFGVIACYTVILLKRCLESSPGLQTYPDIGQAAFGITGRLVIAVTLYAELYAACVEYVIIMSENLSTIFPNTSIQFGGIYLNAHQIFAIIGILIVLPTVWLRDLSLLSYLSVGGVGASVLVVICLLWVGTVDQVGFPRAGTTLNLANIPISIGIYSFCYSGHSVFPNIYTSMKEPSRFPLVLIASIIFCWFMSTGAAISGFLIFGDSVESQFTLNMPTKFAASKIAVWTVVIITISKYALTLTPIALSLEELVPTTWLTSYGGSILIRAALVISTLVVALKVPFFAFLMALAGSLLTMLITIIFPCACYLSIRGGGLTNLQRAVCICTTMLGLLIACDGTYSAVIRIAGQN from the exons ATGAAAGGGTATGATGTGGAAGTGGATGATGATGCATTCCAAACAAACGATGAAAGGGTATGCGTTAACGTTGATAATGGTGAGGATGATGAGAGTACAGAATCTGAGACAGGCTCCCCATCTCCAAATTCATCCCCTAATTGCCTTCAACTAAACCATTCACCTTCATGGCCTCAAAGCTACAg GGAATCAATGGATATGTTCAAAGGTCCTCCATCCAATAGTTTCCCCAAGGGAAATAACACCACCAGACTAACAGGCACTAATCCATTTGGCGGCTATCAAAGTAGCGATGATGAGACTTCCCTCGGTAAACCATTCATTTCTGAAAGAACTTTAGATGAAGAAGTGTCGGCCACTACTCTCCCAGAATCGCAGCAAATAATATCTGTCAATAGATCAATGCCATCACCGAAGCAGTGTTCATTTACGCAAGCACTTGTTAATG GAATCAATGTCCTGACCGGCATAGGACTCCTTACAACACCTTATGCTGTTAAAGAAGGAGGGTGGTTGAGCCCCACATTGCTCTTAATATTTGGTGTCATTGCCTGTTATACTGTGATTCTATTAAAAAGATGTTTAGAAAGCTCTCCGGGTCTACAAACATACCCAGATATCGGACAGGCTGCTTTCGGTATAACCGGTCGCTTAGTTATAGCT GTAACTTTGTATGCAGAATTATAT GCAGCATGCGTGGAGTACGTAATAATCATGAGCGAAAACCTGTCCACGATTTTCCCAAACACCAGCATACAATTCGGCGGAATATATCTCAATGCTCATCAAATATTTGCTATCATAGGAATTCTCATTGTTCTCCCAACTGTTTGGCTACGAGACCTTAGTTTGCTATCATACCTTTCAG TTGGTGGAGTAGGAGCATCAGTTTTAGTGGTGATTTGCTTGTTATGGGTTGGGACTGTCGATCAAGTCGGGTTTCCTCGAGCTGGAACCACTCTTAACCTCGCCAATATACCCATTTCAATTGGTATATATAGTTTTTGCTATTCAGGCCATTCGGTTTTCCCAAATATATATACTTCCATGAAAGAACCATCACGTTTTCCACTCGTACTTATAGCCAG CATTATATTTTGTTGGTTCATGTCCACTGGGGCAGCAATCTCAGGTTTTCTGATATTTGGTGACTCTGTTGAATCTCAGTTTACATTAAACATGCCAACAAAATTTGCAGCCTCTAAAATCGCTGTCTGGACAGTG GTAATTATAACAATATCAAAGTACGCTTTGACACTCACTCCTATTGCATTGAGTCTAGAAGAACTTGTACCTACGACATGGTTGACATCTTATGGTGGTTCCATACTTATCAGAGCTGCTTTAGTGATTTCAACTTTAGTTGTTGCATTGAAAGTCCCCTTCTtcg CTTTTCTCATGGCATTGGCTGGATCTTTGCTTACGATGCTAATT aCTATTATCTTCCCATGTGCCTGTTATCTCAGCATACGTGGCGGTGGATTAACCAATTTACAA AGGGCAGTCTGCATTTGCACTACTATGCTGGGATTGTTGATTGCTTGTGATGGCACATATTCAGCGGTCATAAGAATAGCTGGCCAAAATTGA